In the genome of Fusarium poae strain DAOMC 252244 chromosome 1, whole genome shotgun sequence, the window ATCTGCTCGGCAACTTCCAAGTCGGTTATCTGGGGGTCACGGATCGTCTCGGCGAGGAGTTCAATGGTTTGAGGGACGGCGTTGTTGAAGGTAGCGGCTTGGTACATCATGCTCTCTCGCGACGAAGCACACTGGATGTTTCCGCCTAAAGCTTCAACTTGTTCAAGCATATCGTCTGCGGAGCGCTTCGATGTGGACTTGAAAGCGAGTCGGTCCATGATATGGGATACACCGCGCAGAGAGTCGTTTTCGAATCGTGAACCGCCCTCGATATACACACCCACACCAGCGAATGATCCGGGGAGGGCTTCTGACGCAACTCGTAGACCATTGGGAAGTGTCGTGACCTTGTCAAGGTCTGTAGGGTCCTATTATCTATTAGCGAGACCATTCCGTATAAATCAGTGCCAAATTATTGTTATAAATTACCTTTTCAATACCCTTTACCTTAACAGTAGCCATAGACCTCCGCGCCAGCGAGAACTTGGCAGCCTGACCCAAGACCTTTGAGCATGAAGCCCGGGCCTTTGTAGGCAGGCCAGCGCTGAATTGGCGAAGCATTTTAAATATGCGCCTGCTTTTGAACAGAAATGGGAATTGCCAATTTCTAACAAATACAAACAAATGCTTAAAGGTATCGTCACTGGCAAACAAGTTTGCGACTGACTAACGGCCCTCGAAATTTAGTACGCACCCCGGCCTGTCCGCCCGCACTCGGCGATTAGGCCGGATCATCTCGGTGCCGTAAACGGCGGGTTATGATGACATAATGTCTTCTATACAAGACAATCTAGGCAAAGACGGTAGTGTAAAAACAATGCTGATATCATTGAGTACCTACCTCTTATTGCAATATCAGGAGACTCTAGTACCCATAAACTATCACAAACAGTTTCGGAATTTAGTGTTCGGGTAAAAATTGTGAGCATGACAATAAATTCGAAGTGAAAATCCAGCGTCTAGCGACATTCTCTTGCTTTCATGATTTTGATCATGACATGAATCCCCGGGACCAACTGCATTAGGTTAAGCATTCAAATGATGTTCAATTCAGTTTCAACACTGTGGTTTATGATAGGCATGTCTTTCCATTAACTCCCACCCATAGGCCCTTGTTGGCCAACTGTATCCTATGCGGTATGAGACCTTTGCTTCAAACACGACCCTATATCTAATTCTCTTTCAGATCTCGCTCGATCAAAATAACATAAGAACGCTGTACAAAATATGCGTAGTCGTGCTCCACCCTGTCTCCTACTACTGCAGgtagtaatttatatataaagaatccGTCAACGCCTTCCTGCCATGAGAGCCAGGACAACCGAACAGAACGCCATGACGTATAAACATATTGCTAAGCGCCGTCTTATTTACCAGTTACCGGCTGAGCCCCGCCCATACACGAGCATCTTCGGTTGATGGACTTTTTTTCATTGACGAACTGTCGTGTTGTTCTCATTTGCGTCCGGTTGTGCTGCGGCGTCTATGCTGGTCATTTCGCCTTCTGTGGCGCTCACTGTACTGCCGGCGCTGCCGTCAAAAACCCAAGGTCCAACATTATTTCGTGGGGTAATTGGTCCCTCGTTACCGCCTGGAGGAGATGGCGTTCGACTATCACCGAGCTGGTTTGATCTTCGCGCACCTGAGACCGCTCTGATAGGTAATGGCTCGGAGATGGCATGGTTAACTTCGTTTCGTTGAGGTGTTTCGGGCGTAATGCTGACGGTGATATCCATGTGATCGCTGTCAACAGTATTTGATCGCTCGGGTGTCGATGTTCCTGAACTAGCTCCAGGGACGGCTGGctctggttctggttctgTTTCCGGCTCGGTGTCGATCTGTGCTGGTGTTGAGGCTTCTGCCTCAGCTTCGTTCTTCATTTGTTGCCACTCTTCGGCCAGCTCATCGACATCAGCTTCCAAGTCGGCTCCAGCACGACAGTTGGGGCAGATGAAAATGGGGTACTGGGGAGAGTTGAGTAGTGATCTCACACACTTGAAATGCCATGTGTGCGAACAAGGTGCCACAAATAGAGATTGACAGGGCTATGAGTAATTGTTAGCAAAACCAACGAGGACAGCTGGTATTTAATGAGCTTACGGCAATAGAGCTCAAGCAGATAGAGCAGTCTTGAGAGTTAGTACCGGCTGCTGCTCCACTGGAAGCCATCGTCTGCAACCTCTTATGCGCAGCCATGCTAGTAAATATGTCAGCATTTGGAACTTCCAGGAAAAGGTAGACTAGGCTTACTTAAAAGTGTTGAGCTTGTTTTGCCAACCGCGGTTCAGCTCGAGGCGCATCTTGACGCATCGAAAGATCATTTCTTCTCCCCCCTTGAAGTCAATTCCGAGCTGCACAATGTCGCCATCGTTGACCGGGAAAGCTTTGCTTTCTTGCGAAGGTGGGCTCAGACGAATATGGTTCAAAAACGtgccggaagaacttttAACGTCCTTGATGTACCATTTTCCATCCTCGTACCAGAACTCGCAGTGTCGGCGACTGACTACTTTACTCTTGAAACCAACGGGGGCGGCTGACGGCTGATTACCAGGCATGTTAGACATGGAGTGGCTGTCGCGCTCCGAATAGCGCCCAACGCGAATCTTTTCGGACCCCGTAGGCAATGTCCTGGAGATGGGGGGAAATGTCAGGGACGGGCGTGTAGATCGCGGGTCGTAGTATGCTGAGAATCGAATTGACGGGGTAGTCTCAGGGGTGGATGTTCCCCCTTCGCCCGTGGTGCCGGACCGCGACCTCGTGGTAGGCTGATCTTGGTTCATGTCGGCGGTTGCGGTCTGAATATCCGCTGCTGCGGTCGAGGATTCAGGCGCAGGGTTGGTGGGGTCGTCGACGTCGGAAGAAGCCAAAGGGCCAGAAGCAGGCGCAGTAGAAGATGCGTAAGGAGAGTTGGTGGCgacaggagcaggagcagggACAGAAGTAGGCGGCAGCGCAGGTATCGGAGTTGTGGTGATCGCTGATGCCAAATTCCTCACGGGATCGGGTGTTGAACTGACGAGGGTCAAGTGGTTGGTGTTTTGGTTCTGGGCTCCAGTGGTGGATGGTCCACTCGTAGTAGGCGAATGGCTGAGAGATCGCGTGAGGCTAGAGCCGTGTCGGTTGGGGGACGTGCTGCGTGCGCTCGCTGTTCCGGTGCCAGGTCCAGAGCCTGACGAAGAGTTATGATGGCTGTCGCGGGAAAGAATATGGTTTTGTGTATAGTTGCGCAAGTAACTGAGACCTCTAAGACGACTGGGTCTCGAAGTCGAAGTGGACGAAGACTGCGAAGGCCCCGTGGGCGTTGAAACAACTGGTTGGGTAAACATGATTGGGGGAGGGATAAAACCGAAGCAGGCACCCAAAAAGACAAGAGTGAAAAAAGGAAGTAACAAGCAGGTCAGAAAGAGCAGGGACCCTGTTTTAGGTGGTTGCCGATTGCAAGGGTACAGCTTTCAAGCAAGAAAGCAAGAGAGAGGGGAGGAATTTGCGAATGGAGATACAATGGGTATTTGAGCAGACAGTTCCAAGGCGAAGTACTTCCAAGAAAGGGAGAAGCAAAAGGCGGCGCAATGGCACTGTAGAGCAGAGAGAGGCGAAGCTTAATTTCAATCTAGCCCTTGCTTTGATCGATTGATTGAAGGGTCAGCCTTGTTTCTTGTTGTCTTTGCTGTATGTatttgtcttgttcttttttggCTGAAGACGGCCAGGTCACTGAAACCTTGGCTGAGACAGAAACAGATACAGAGACAGTTGCTTGTTGTTGACGTTATAATAGTAACGTATCCGGACGATACGACGGGAACGGTTATATGAGGAACAACCCGAGTGACGACTGACGTAGGGAATATacgaaggaagaggaggaggaggagtatGCAAGAGTTGGTGATATTACTCAGGTTACCGATTCGCTTACAAAGGCGGCAAGGGAAATGGAAAGGGTCTCGTTTATGTATACGAATAAATTGTTGGAAAATTGAATTGTTTGTCCTGCTTGTCTTTTTCTGTCGGTCTTGTCTCGCAGATCGGTTCTAGACTGGGGGGCGATGGTTCGTTCCGTCAGAGACAAGGACAAAATAAAGAGGTGGACACGGGATGGAGGGAGAGTTTCTATTCCGACGCAGACTCCGACATTGGACGACGGGAAAGCAAGAACAGGaaagagaaacaaacaattgaagaggaggaacgatgttaaaagagaaaagatttAATAGAGAAGAAAAATAAGGGACTTTGAATGGAACTAGACCTAGACCTGGACCTGGACCAAAGTTGGAGGTTGGGCTGTCTTGATGAGTTCATTACCTTTTTCCTTGGTGGACAGTAACATTAACAGTGACAGTACCAACAGCAGACACCTAAACTGTACAGTGGGCTGTGGCGGCATCGCTCGGGGCCGGGGGCGTAAACAGGGGTTCTAAAGCTGCTGACAGGGGATGATCGACTCGATTAGTTCTAGCGGCAGTCTCTTAGTTCGGAATCCATGGACTGCTCCTAAAGAAAGAGGGGACGCTCAAAACCCCTGCAATGACAGACGCAACGACCAGAAAGAGGTCCAAGGAACATTAAAAAAGCCAAGGAAACGACGTAATGATGTTGGGAATTTTTTACAAAGAAAAAGGCAGGGAATTGTGAATTGACATTACAGCCTTGTAATTCTGTTTCAAGAGGAATTAATCCCCGATGTCAACAAATCCACTCTATACCTAGCAGTATCCATAACTCGTGCCCAACATTGACTTCCATGTTTACCTTACCTCAGTACTGTGCATTTATTTATTAGTCTCATTACTAGTGGACAATCAAGAATTGACTACCTATGCAACTAACTGGTGCAATAACAAGGGTTTTAACTGGACGACCTAGTGGTTCATGGAGATACCATCAAGATCACGCAGTACACTGCATACAGCCAAGTGATCAATTCCGCAATCAAACGTGATTCGGCCTGTCCGTTCTAGAGTTGTTCTGTCCCTATCCTACTCTACTGTCCGATTAACTCTAACTCTCCTCTCAACATTGGATAAGGCAAAGCGTCTTGGCAAGAATGAAAAGCAGGGTCCATTATCGGAAATGGAGTGCAGATCCTGATCCCTTCTTGCAGAAAGCCTACTTCCGTGTGACATGACTTTCATCCCGACATTAGAGATACCATTCAAGACGCCACAGCATTGATGTTACTTCTATGACCATATCTTCACATACGAGAGACTGTTATTCACAGCTTTCTCCCCCTATTCCTGACCTTCTCTGACGTCTTGGTAACCATCCACTTTGTTCATCAGAAACGCTTCACTGCAACTCAGACGCCTCTCGTCTACTTCTAGAAAACAAGTAAAGGAGAATTTTCATTAACCGTTTTTTTTCGCTCTTCGAAAGTCCCGCCGGCTGCGGCTTAAACTCAACTTACACCTGGAGCTTTGATAAATATGTTTGCTGCTAGAGTACATTTGTCGTAcaataccttagtaggtacttaGATAACGATTATGCTAACAGAACCGCCACCACCAGATGCTTCGAGACTTTCTGACCATAGCCCAAAGAGGCAAAGAGGGCTTGAGCTAACAATGGCAGACAAAAATAATCACAGAATAAGTAGCAAAGAGCGAAAAGAATAGGGGAAGGGTTTGCATTTACTGCGAAGCTAATGTCAAGATTTTCTCTCGAGTCTCACAATGAAAATCTCCAGCAACAAAAAGCGAAAGTCTCCGAGTTTGTGATACAATACATGGACAATCGTATCTGTATCACCTCAAACTTGCCAGTTCCCCAGCTCTACTACCGAGGTCATCCCCCACATCGGAACCATAATGTAACCCCCATGATATCATCATCCTACCCTCCCATTCTGCACTGTAATTCTGCACCCTCAGCTCAGCTGTcatgccaccaccaccaaaagCATAAATCATCTGCCGTTTCTTTTTTGTCACTACAAAACAAGCGTGTTTCGGGACTTCCCGATCATAACGTTATCTAAACTCACGTGAAACTCTGGGATTGATGCCCATCGTCCCACTTCCAAAACTCCATCCTAGACTGTCATGAGACACCTTAAACGGAGACATGACTCTTCACGTCACGAGATCAGTTCATCCCATCACGCGAAGGTTCATTATGAAACGGCTGCAGACTTTTTTTGCATTCCAGTCTGTCTTTTTGACCAGGGTTGGTTAGGGCTGTACAGTACTATACCTATTCAAAGGGTCAACTTTGACGCCTCAAGAAACGGTTCAGAAGACTTGGAAGCCCTTTCTACATACATTTAACTAGGTAACGTCAACCATGCAGCCACTGACACAAGTGTAAGGCGTCAAACTCATTTCGGTTCGAATCATTGTTTGTTTAATTGTAATAAGAGATGGACATCATGGCTATAATAAGTCTAACTATGTGCTTATTGTGAAACTGCGGTGAAAACGACAAGCTATATATGCCTTTAAGAAATTACTCCCCATCGGGTATGCCTACCTAACTCTACTTCTTGAAGGCCGACTGCCCTAGCCGCTCAATCTCTCTTCCCTCCTGCGACCCCTTTCCTGCATCCTCAAGAAGCCTCGCCCACGACTCGCTATCCTTGAGTCTCACGGCTTCTTGCGCTGCCTTTACACGCATCCCGCACTTCTCGTACATAGTGATCGTCTCACCAGCTTCGATTCCTGTGCATTTGGGTACAAATACTGATGCTACCCTGGGGTTACCTGCTTGTAGAGTGAGGTTGAAGAAGGGCTATGTTCTGTCAGGACCGACCGAGTCTCTTATGGATCTATGTAGTAACTCACCTCCCAACCAATGGGGCTTCTCCTCGTCTTGGAGATCTCCTCAATCTCGTTCCAGTCTCGCCTGGCTACTAGTGCTCGTAATCTGCAGGAACAAGGTTAGTCGTTGATGAAAATAGCCCGGTACCATAGAGCTCTTGGAAAAGGTCCACTTACCGAATCCACCACGCCACTTTCTCGGGAACCTTGAACTCGCTTTGGATCTTCTTAGCCCGCCCGTGATAGCCCAGTCGAATAAGCTTAAACATGGTTTCGTTGACGCTTAGTCCCGTAAACGTATCTGTCAGATCCCGGTCAAAAGCCTCCTGCATACGAAGCAAAGTGGTGGCCTCCTTCAAGGCATGAACCTCGAATGAGGACTCCTTTGAATCAGCCAATAGTTTTGCTGCCAGAGTCAACTTGTCGGATGATGTGCGAGCATCAGGCTGCTTGAGTGATTCCCGAATAAAGACATTGGCACCATCTGTTCGTCGGTCGTCTTGGTAGTAAAGGTCTTTGAGCAGCGTGTTGTCACCTTCCTCCATAGCCAAAGCTTCTACCAGGGCCGTTGCCGCAGGTCGCGCGTTGATGACCCTGAAGAATGCAGCAAGAGGAAGTTTTTTCCTTAGTTGTAACAGAACTGATAGGATGAGGTCTGTGTCGCCACTTTCGACCGCCTTGTCAAGAGCAAGCTCACCCTCCTCCATGCTAAGAAGGAGCGGAACTTGTTTACCACCGCGAGGCTCATGATTAAGAAGTTCCGTTGCAAGTcgtccttttccttcttgataTGCTGCACGTGCAATCTCTTCAAATGATATTCCAGGCTTGCCGGACAGTCTCTCCACGATTAAGCGGCATATGGtgtcgtcgtcctcgccTCCCACGCGAACCTTGCTCGACGCCCAGTGTACATAGATACGATCCGTGGGTAGCTTGAGATACCCTGCAATCTTTAAGGCGAGAAGATACTCGTGTCGGTTGAGCAATCGTCGAATAAGAGCCTCTGGTGTCAAGCGATGGTACTGCTCAAATGATAGAGGCATCCCAACCTCGTAATATCTGACAGCGTTCAGTACACGCAAAGTCTCGCACATGTCAACAAATTCGTCGCTGTTGTAGATATCAAGTACAGACTTCCCAAACGAGGCGGCCTTGAGCAGACGTTTCTGCCAGTGCGTATCAAACTCGCGTCCAGCCGCGTTGACACAAGTGTCCACAGCTCCTGTGAGGTTGGGTCTAATTAATTGGATGTAATCATCAGCTTTTGGAGACTGGAGTTCAAGCTGGCCCACGGCATCAAGCAAAATTGAGGCCGGAGACGAATCTGAGGACTGTCCAAAAACTTCAAGAGTGTCTCGTGGAACTCTCTCCAAGAACTCGCAAAAGTCATTCGTAATTAAGCGGGCACCATCGTGCTCTGCAAGGTGTTAATTAGTGATACATGAACAAGACAAAGGTACATACCGGAAACGACATGCACTCGTGTGCTGTCGTAGATatatgatgatgaagaatcGCCTGGCCCAATAATGTGCACTTCATCCTCCCAAGCAATAAGAGCGTCCGAACCACACCATTCGACATATAGAGGGGGCGTCTGTGACTTCGAGTCGTGTTCAAACAATCGCTCCTGGAAATCACTCGAGATAACATGGGCCTTGCCATTCATAGCATAGAGGTTTACGTAGCGCCCATCGGGTGAGACGCTGATATGACTGAAGGGACCAATATCGAGAAAGCGATCTTCGCAATCCGTGGCATCAACGACGTAGACTGTCTTGCCGACACCGAGTAACACCTCAACAGACCTGGATAGCGTGTAGTTTGGTGAGATGATTGACCATGCGTCGATTTCCCCTTCTGGTATCTGTGCAAGAGCCTTAGGTCGGGGCTCGGTATAGGATGAGACTGTTATAAGAGTGTTATTTCCCAGGAGTGCTACCATGCCATGGTCGTAGAAGCTGTATCTTGTAAGCAATAGATTCGGCACGAGAGCAGCTGGCAGACATACCGGCACGACTCAACACTATAGTTGTCGGCGCCATGGCCGAGAGAGAACTGTGTGAATTCGCCTTGTAAATCATAACAACGCACATTACCATCAGCAGTAACGACTAGTAAAGTCTCGTCCTCGGACCATCCGAGTCCTTTGATGGTGCCATTGTCCCAAGGAATGCTGCGCAACTTCTTTCCAGCAAGACTGTAAATATCAATTGCTGGTTTTGCAGACCGCCCCGGTTGGTATGCTAGGAGCTTTGTATCGTCGCGCCACAGTGCTAAGAGGTTGGTCAGCTTTAACTCATCATGAGAAGTAAGCAGTTCATAATAAACTGAGATATGCTGTGTCTTTGTAGCATAACCACTCACCTAACGCTCCTGCATATGGAGCTCCAGCAACGATATAATTATCCAAGTCGAGATCTTGGTCGAATACAGCTGTATACTGCTGTGTTTTGCGGAACCACCTGTCCCCGACACTTTCCCAATCGGCTCTCGCGTGAAGCGTATCCATCTCGCGATTATCTCATGTTGTTATCAAACCTTTTTTTAAGTGGTTGTGATGAACAAATGTGCTTATAGCCGAAGATAATGCTTCAGCTGTGTGCACTACAACAAGTACAATCAATGTATGAGAGCAGGGAGCTTGGGTGCTGGCTGCATCATACCGTCCGACGTAAGTGGAGGTTGCTAGGCGTCCATGATACCTGACGGCTATTCTCCGGCTTGGATTAGCGGTCGGGTAGCTCCCTGTCCCGCTAATTTTAGGTTTCTTTTGGCGGCTGGTTGGTAAGTTGCATCATCTCACATGGCAGCCTTTATCAAATGAGCGGTGCAAGTCATTCATTCTCTTATATTTCAATCTCATTCATCCCACCAACACTAATATTCTCCATTACTTCATCCAGAACCTTGACTCTTCACAATGCCTAACTGGCGCGACCAGTACCTTTCAGGCATCAAAGATGCTGAGCTCAATAACCCCGTCAACATGGAGCTCGTTCAAACATGTTCGTATAAATCCACCCCACCTAAACCCCTCCCTCATTATGCGACATCATCCTGTGAGGGACGATGACACCTTGTATAAGTCTAACAACGATCTCAAGGCTCGCAGATGGCAGATCGCATATCTGCTCTCGAGGCTGAAAAAAACGGACTAGAAACTCTGGTCACAACGAACGGAAAGACGACTGCGCGACCCGCCGAGCCATCGACAAACGATCCAGGTGTCGCACAGCTGAAACAAGACCTCGCTGAAGCTCTTCGATCGAAAGGTGTCACCGAGAAACGGTTGCGTGCAAGTGAGGAAGAATTGATGCAGTTACGATCCAAACACAAGACGAACACAAGATCGATAAGAGACCTCACAGCCGACAAAAACAGTCTTACCACTAGACTTAAAGACAGAGAGTATGAGCTAAGGGAAAAACGCAAATTCATTGAGGTGCGTATTGCATCCCGAATGTCAGTTCTATACTCACAGCGACTCTAGCAAGTCCAAGATGAAATGATTGCACTGAATCTACAAATGTCCATGGCCGAGAAGGAAAGAGACAAGgtcaaaaaagaaaacaaagagCTCGTCGACCgatggatgaagaggatggcACAGGAAGCAGACGCTATGAATCTTGCCAACGAGCCTCTCTTCGAAAAGGGACGATGATCAAGTATCCATCGGGCAATAACAACAAGCAGTCAAAGTTCAGACTAAGGAACAACGCTCGATATCACGAAAAACAAAGTACTATATGGAGTATCCTGTGAGTCCGAACATACCCCCTCATACCCATCGCTGATAATGTCCATCTTCCAACCCAATCTTCTTACAACGTACTCTTCCACTGTATGCTGACGAAGCTCTATAGTCTACTTTCGCGTCGAAATGAAGTACGATCCTCCTGCATTAGTCCAGCTCACATAACCCTCAGGGTATATACATTCTTCCACCTCCAGGATGGTGCTACCAACGTCGTTGATGTTGTGGTTGTTGCTCTTCTCGGCGACAAAGGATTTGAGTGACACTACCTTGCAGCCAGACTTGAGATCGAGAAACATTCGAACCAGGTCATCGTTAAGCTGCGATGTGAAGGCCTTGTTGTTGACGAGGACTACGTCCGCACGTTTGAGTGCCTCGTGGATGGGCGCGTTCTTGCGGAAATCACCTCGTTCGAGATGCACCTTGCCTGGTCGGACTCCCCACAGCATACAACGCGCATCAAACTCCTTCTTCTGTTCTTCGGCCAGATTGCAAGCATTCTCCATCATTTCACAGCCCCAGCTTTCACAGCCAATCTCAAGGGCGGCTTGCAAAACCACGTTTCCGACACCCGAGCCCAAATCGACAAAGACCTGACCAGAGGTCATTCGAGTTTGCTCTACCAAAACCTTGGAGATGAATGGGTGTAGAAGTTCGCCATAGACATAGTCGGTTCCGTTCTCGTATTTGGAGAGAAGTTCTACCTTGAGAGCCACTGTCCGGTCATAGATCTGATCAAGGATGAACGCCACAAGATGTTGAGGGAGCTCATGCATTTTGTCGAGATTCTTGGCAATTACGCCGTCTTCAACTAGGGCACGAAGCTTCTCGTTGTACTCGCGCAAAGCGGCCTTGAAACCCATCAAATCCTGAATGTTTCTGTTGGAAGCCTTTTCCAACCTTCGAATGATGCCTCCGTTTGGATTCG includes:
- a CDS encoding hypothetical protein (BUSCO:32760at5125), which translates into the protein MFTQPVVSTPTGPSQSSSTSTSRPSRLRGLSYLRNYTQNHILSRDSHHNSSSGSGPGTGTASARSTSPNRHGSSLTRSLSHSPTTSGPSTTGAQNQNTNHLTLVSSTPDPVRNLASAITTTPIPALPPTSVPAPAPVATNSPYASSTAPASGPLASSDVDDPTNPAPESSTAAADIQTATADMNQDQPTTRSRSGTTGEGGTSTPETTPSIRFSAYYDPRSTRPSLTFPPISRTLPTGSEKIRVGRYSERDSHSMSNMPGNQPSAAPVGFKSKVVSRRHCEFWYEDGKWYIKDVKSSSGTFLNHIRLSPPSQESKAFPVNDGDIVQLGIDFKGGEEMIFRCVKMRLELNRGWQNKLNTFNMAAHKRLQTMASSGAAAGTNSQDCSICLSSIAPCQSLFVAPCSHTWHFKCVRSLLNSPQYPIFICPNCRAGADLEADVDELAEEWQQMKNEAEAEASTPAQIDTEPETEPEPEPAVPGASSGTSTPERSNTVDSDHMDITVSITPETPQRNEVNHAISEPLPIRAVSGARRSNQLGDSRTPSPPGGNEGPITPRNNVGPWVFDGSAGSTVSATEGEMTSIDAAAQPDANENNTTVRQ
- a CDS encoding hypothetical protein (BUSCO:5910at5125), whose amino-acid sequence is MDTLHARADWESVGDRWFRKTQQYTAVFDQDLDLDNYIVAGAPYAGALALWRDDTKLLAYQPGRSAKPAIDIYSLAGKKLRSIPWDNGTIKGLGWSEDETLLVVTADGNVRCYDLQGEFTQFSLGHGADNYSVESCRFYDHGMVALLGNNTLITVSSYTEPRPKALAQIPEGEIDAWSIISPNYTLSRSVEVLLGVGKTVYVVDATDCEDRFLDIGPFSHISVSPDGRYVNLYAMNGKAHVISSDFQERLFEHDSKSQTPPLYVEWCGSDALIAWEDEVHIIGPGDSSSSYIYDSTRVHVVSEHDGARLITNDFCEFLERVPRDTLEVFGQSSDSSPASILLDAVGQLELQSPKADDYIQLIRPNLTGAVDTCVNAAGREFDTHWQKRLLKAASFGKSVLDIYNSDEFVDMCETLRVLNAVRYYEVGMPLSFEQYHRLTPEALIRRLLNRHEYLLALKIAGYLKLPTDRIYVHWASSKVRVGGEDDDTICRLIVERLSGKPGISFEEIARAAYQEGKGRLATELLNHEPRGGKQVPLLLSMEEGELALDKAVESGDTDLILSVLLQLRKKLPLAAFFRVINARPAATALVEALAMEEGDNTLLKDLYYQDDRRTDGANVFIRESLKQPDARTSSDKLTLAAKLLADSKESSFEVHALKEATTLLRMQEAFDRDLTDTFTGLSVNETMFKLIRLGYHGRAKKIQSEFKVPEKVAWWIRLRALVARRDWNEIEEISKTRRSPIGWEPFFNLTLQAGNPRVASVFVPKCTGIEAGETITMYEKCGMRVKAAQEAVRLKDSESWARLLEDAGKGSQEGREIERLGQSAFKK
- the ATG16 gene encoding autophagy protein 16, interacts with Atg12p-Atg5p (BUSCO:53420at5125), which translates into the protein MPNWRDQYLSGIKDAELNNPVNMELVQTCSQMADRISALEAEKNGLETLVTTNGKTTARPAEPSTNDPGVAQLKQDLAEALRSKGVTEKRLRASEEELMQLRSKHKTNTRSIRDLTADKNSLTTRLKDREYELREKRKFIEQVQDEMIALNLQMSMAEKERDKVKKENKELVDRWMKRMAQEADAMNLANEPLFEKGR
- the DOT1 gene encoding Nucleosomal histone H3-Lys79 methylase (BUSCO:21715at5125); the encoded protein is MRLFGGKNNKFKVDPPKIRIEKVVVDRPAQKPKPKPNPALSGSASRSSSSHRPSPKPLARQASHSPYPSSSDEKRLERKRKAPSVSRKSPASDRIEFDKDSDGEDDGWMTLDTKRQRKGTEDSGFVDPNRKLRSVRAFEERMDSKRFIHAVDVASLEHKCVPVMGAQKDEVAIRLQYPSLQPREKYELVWGKDKIDAVEASIKVVRHVAETYLTEEEAEPFTNPNGGIIRRLEKASNRNIQDLMGFKAALREYNEKLRALVEDGVIAKNLDKMHELPQHLVAFILDQIYDRTVALKVELLSKYENGTDYVYGELLHPFISKVLVEQTRMTSGQVFVDLGSGVGNVVLQAALEIGCESWGCEMMENACNLAEEQKKEFDARCMLWGVRPGKVHLERGDFRKNAPIHEALKRADVVLVNNKAFTSQLNDDLVRMFLDLKSGCKVVSLKSFVAEKSNNHNINDVGSTILEVEECIYPEGYVSWTNAGGSYFISTRK